In one window of Leptotrichia sp. oral taxon 215 str. W9775 DNA:
- a CDS encoding MATE family efflux transporter, translating to MNKEKETVIKENKMGTMPINKLIINMSLPLITSMFVQAFYNIVDSLFVSRINEEALTAVSMSFPAQNLMISAGTGVGVGITALIARYLGAKDEKGVTRIVHNGIFLGILNSILFVIFGIFFIKFYFQFQKASGIIEEYGIQYLSLCSIFAFSIIMEITFERMLIASGKTFYTMITQSTGAIINIIFDPIFIFGLLGFPKMGIVGAAVATILGQTVSMLMALYFNIKKNHEVRFAIKKFAVNLKTIINIYEIGFPSIIMQSAASFLIFQLNNLLASFSTTATAVLGVYFKLQSFVILPVFGLNNSVVSIVSYNYGAGKIKRLLQTVKLANVYAFSIMFIGFILCQTLPAEMLKIFDASDNMLAIGIPALRIISFAFLLAPFSVVSSGTFQALGKGMFSLIISLIRQLVVILPLSYLLAGIIGINGVWLSFPVAEVVGGILTVIYFKKLYNNEIMKRNIKRHR from the coding sequence ATGAATAAAGAAAAAGAAACAGTTATAAAAGAAAACAAAATGGGAACCATGCCCATTAACAAACTTATAATCAATATGTCACTGCCCCTTATTACATCAATGTTCGTACAGGCTTTTTACAATATAGTGGACAGTCTTTTTGTATCAAGAATAAATGAAGAGGCGCTTACTGCCGTTTCAATGTCTTTTCCTGCACAGAATCTTATGATTTCAGCAGGTACAGGTGTAGGAGTGGGGATTACTGCACTAATTGCAAGGTATTTAGGAGCAAAGGATGAAAAGGGAGTAACAAGAATTGTACACAATGGTATATTTCTCGGAATTTTAAACTCTATTCTGTTTGTTATTTTTGGAATATTTTTTATAAAATTCTATTTTCAATTCCAGAAGGCTTCGGGAATTATTGAAGAATACGGAATACAGTATTTAAGCCTATGCTCCATCTTCGCTTTTTCAATTATTATGGAAATTACATTTGAAAGAATGCTTATAGCATCAGGAAAAACCTTTTATACCATGATTACCCAAAGTACAGGAGCAATTATAAACATTATATTTGATCCAATTTTTATTTTTGGACTTCTAGGATTTCCAAAAATGGGAATAGTCGGAGCAGCCGTTGCAACTATTTTAGGACAGACAGTTTCAATGCTTATGGCATTATACTTCAATATTAAGAAAAATCATGAAGTACGTTTTGCAATAAAAAAATTTGCAGTAAATCTTAAAACTATTATAAATATATACGAAATTGGATTCCCGTCCATAATTATGCAGTCGGCAGCTTCATTCCTGATATTCCAGCTGAACAACCTCCTGGCTTCATTCTCTACAACAGCAACAGCTGTTCTGGGAGTTTACTTTAAACTGCAGAGTTTTGTTATCCTGCCTGTCTTTGGATTAAATAACTCCGTTGTATCCATTGTTTCATACAATTATGGTGCAGGAAAGATAAAAAGGCTTCTTCAAACTGTAAAACTGGCAAACGTGTATGCCTTCAGCATTATGTTCATTGGATTTATACTTTGTCAGACATTACCTGCTGAAATGCTTAAAATATTTGATGCTTCAGATAATATGCTTGCAATCGGAATTCCTGCCCTTAGAATAATAAGTTTTGCATTCCTTCTTGCTCCTTTTTCCGTCGTTTCAAGCGGAACTTTCCAGGCTTTAGGCAAGGGTATGTTTAGCCTTATTATATCCCTTATACGTCAGCTGGTTGTCATACTTCCGCTGTCATACCTTCTGGCAGGAATAATTGGAATAAACGGTGTCTGGCTATCTTTCCCTGTAGCAGAAGTAGTTGGTGGTATACTGACCGTTATTTATTTTAAGAAACTGTATAATAACGAAATCATGAAGAGAAATATTAAAAGACATAGATAG
- a CDS encoding bifunctional 2-polyprenyl-6-hydroxyphenol methylase/3-demethylubiquinol 3-O-methyltransferase UbiG: protein MKKMNENELNMKKFYDTIADKYDYIFPLSPMQKKFLDEEVKGKKILDVGAATGKLTEYLSGKGFQVHSIDINERLINKAVQKGISVVNMNMLDIDKLEKFDTIINIGNTLPHLNNNEEIYEFLEKSYHQLNNGGKIIIQIINFSKFVKKKDENNFLGTLPLIENENVKFERFYYLNEEGNIIFKTILDNEIKNEEVLLNINYNELKGYFEKIGFKNIKTYGGFDKSVFDIDKSTPLVMTGEK from the coding sequence ATGAAAAAAATGAATGAAAATGAACTTAATATGAAAAAATTTTATGACACAATAGCTGATAAATATGACTATATATTTCCTTTATCTCCTATGCAGAAAAAATTTCTGGATGAGGAAGTGAAAGGTAAAAAGATACTTGATGTGGGAGCTGCCACAGGAAAACTTACTGAATACCTTTCAGGGAAAGGCTTTCAGGTACATTCAATTGATATTAATGAAAGGCTTATAAATAAAGCTGTCCAGAAAGGCATTTCTGTTGTAAATATGAATATGCTGGACATTGATAAGCTGGAAAAGTTTGATACGATAATAAACATTGGGAATACACTTCCCCACTTAAATAATAACGAAGAAATATATGAGTTTCTGGAGAAGTCCTATCATCAGCTTAATAATGGAGGTAAGATAATAATTCAGATTATAAATTTTTCTAAATTTGTAAAAAAGAAGGATGAAAATAATTTTCTGGGGACACTTCCTCTAATAGAAAATGAAAATGTAAAATTTGAGAGATTTTATTACCTGAATGAAGAAGGAAATATTATTTTTAAAACAATTTTAGACAATGAAATAAAAAATGAGGAAGTCCTTTTAAATATTAATTATAATGAGTTAAAAGGTTATTTTGAAAAAATCGGATTTAAAAATATAAAGACATATGGCGGGTTTGACAAATCGGTATTTGATATTGATAAATCAACTCCGCTTGTAATGACAGGGGAGAAATAA
- a CDS encoding type II toxin-antitoxin system HicA family toxin, translated as MSKAKSYREVVKIMKRNGWELDHTTGSHQIYVKNGKICPVKCTKKDIPSGTLTNIERITGLKF; from the coding sequence ATGTCTAAAGCAAAATCTTATAGGGAAGTTGTTAAAATAATGAAAAGAAATGGTTGGGAGCTAGATCACACAACAGGCTCTCATCAAATTTATGTAAAAAATGGTAAAATTTGTCCTGTAAAATGTACTAAAAAAGATATACCTTCAGGGACATTAACTAATATAGAACGAATTACAGGACTTAAATTTTAA
- a CDS encoding type II toxin-antitoxin system HicB family antitoxin: MKNRIFYPCVIKKEKDIYYANFVDFESCFTDGETLEEVVNNAKDVLSGVLLVMAKKNVPFPEIAENTLKLSSEEFLMYIDVWLPPILEKAENQSVKKTLTIPKWLNDEAEKHSLNFSSILQTALKETLGI; the protein is encoded by the coding sequence ATGAAAAATAGAATTTTTTATCCATGTGTAATAAAAAAGGAAAAAGATATTTATTATGCAAATTTTGTAGATTTTGAATCATGTTTTACTGACGGAGAAACATTGGAGGAAGTTGTTAATAATGCTAAAGATGTATTATCTGGAGTTTTACTTGTTATGGCAAAAAAGAATGTTCCTTTTCCAGAAATAGCAGAAAACACTCTAAAGCTGAGCAGTGAAGAATTTTTAATGTATATAGATGTATGGCTTCCACCTATTTTAGAAAAAGCTGAAAATCAGTCTGTGAAAAAAACATTGACTATTCCAAAATGGCTAAATGATGAAGCTGAAAAACATTCCTTGAATTTTTCAAGTATTCTTCAGACTGCATTGAAGGAAACGTTAGGAATATAA
- a CDS encoding LysR family transcriptional regulator: protein MTLQQLRYVVTVAEKGTLSDAAKELFISQPALTKAIRELEDEMNISIFNRTNKGVIVSHEGDRFLGYARQVLEQTDLLEEQYKKGNNITRRFSVSTQHYSFAVNAFVDVIKKFGENKYDFTLRETQTNEIIEDVSKRKSEIGILYTSGANKIVIEKMIKRNGLKFTELFTAKPHVFISSNHPLAKKKIINLEDLKDYPYLSFEQGDYNSFYFSEEILSTIDRDKNIKVRDRATLFNLAIGLDGYTVSTGIINKELNGENIIARPLKVNEYIKVGIITQKNIELSIYAKVYVEALKEHLKYTEIL, encoded by the coding sequence ATGACACTACAGCAGTTAAGATATGTGGTTACAGTCGCAGAAAAAGGAACTCTGAGTGATGCGGCAAAGGAACTGTTTATTTCACAGCCAGCATTGACTAAGGCAATAAGGGAACTGGAAGATGAAATGAATATATCAATTTTCAACAGGACAAATAAAGGAGTGATAGTTTCCCATGAAGGTGACAGGTTTCTCGGGTATGCAAGACAGGTTCTGGAGCAGACAGATTTGCTGGAGGAACAGTACAAAAAAGGAAACAATATAACAAGAAGATTTTCTGTATCTACCCAGCATTATTCCTTTGCCGTAAATGCCTTTGTAGATGTAATCAAGAAGTTTGGGGAAAACAAATACGATTTTACATTGCGTGAAACTCAGACAAATGAAATTATAGAAGATGTAAGCAAAAGGAAAAGTGAAATAGGCATCCTGTATACTTCGGGAGCAAATAAAATTGTAATTGAGAAGATGATAAAGAGAAACGGTCTGAAATTTACAGAATTATTTACAGCAAAACCTCATGTATTCATCAGTTCCAATCATCCTCTTGCAAAGAAAAAGATTATAAATCTGGAGGATTTGAAAGACTATCCTTATCTGTCTTTTGAGCAGGGAGATTATAATTCCTTCTATTTTTCAGAAGAAATATTAAGTACAATTGACAGAGATAAAAACATAAAGGTGCGGGACAGGGCAACATTGTTTAATCTTGCAATCGGACTTGACGGATATACGGTAAGTACCGGAATAATCAATAAGGAGCTAAATGGGGAAAATATTATTGCCAGACCTCTTAAAGTAAATGAGTATATAAAAGTAGGGATTATAACACAGAAAAATATTGAACTGAGTATCTATGCAAAGGTTTATGTGGAAGCTTTGAAGGAGCATTTGAAATATACGGAAATACTGTAA
- a CDS encoding OmpA family protein, with the protein MKKIVIFLMLIFGMNVMALFVPCAKGDTKCVIRGFKVNGEIINEDGSQDIEYIVHFINNFAESGSIEIIGHADSSGTKRHNLKLSIIRAENAAKMLREFGLNEKFIINKITGEGENFPIDTNATVNGRYNNRRVEIFIENIKFKEQVK; encoded by the coding sequence GTGAAAAAAATTGTTATATTTTTAATGTTGATATTTGGTATGAATGTAATGGCTCTTTTTGTACCTTGTGCAAAAGGAGATACAAAGTGTGTAATTCGAGGTTTTAAAGTAAATGGAGAGATAATTAATGAAGATGGAAGCCAAGATATAGAATACATTGTACATTTTATTAATAATTTTGCAGAAAGTGGATCAATTGAAATTATTGGACATGCAGATTCTAGTGGAACAAAAAGGCATAATTTGAAATTATCAATAATAAGGGCAGAAAATGCTGCAAAAATGTTAAGAGAGTTTGGATTGAATGAAAAATTTATAATTAATAAAATTACAGGAGAAGGAGAAAATTTTCCGATAGATACTAATGCGACAGTTAATGGAAGATATAATAATAGGAGAGTTGAAATTTTTATTGAAAACATTAAATTTAAGGAACAGGTAAAATAG
- the metE gene encoding 5-methyltetrahydropteroyltriglutamate--homocysteine S-methyltransferase encodes MKTAIIGYPRIGENRELKFAIEKYWKNEITENELLKIAEEIRRNQWLKQKEEKISFIPGNTFSFYDGILDTIILLNAIPKHYRDLGLNELNTYFAIARGYQGEKGDVKALSMRKWYNTNYHYMVPELDDYAKIKLNADKIFSELEEAEKLGVNTHPSVIGPFTFYKLAKTTGNKDKREYLGNIINAYVELLEKCNEKNIEWVQIEEPQLVTDQTEEDIKLFEEVYTEILKNKKDVKVLLQTYFGDVRDCYGTIIELDFDGIGLDFTEGRKTEKLIAENGFPKDKVLFAGVVNGKNIWKCDYRKVLNILNNLKGKAENIVVTTSCSLLHVPYTLRNEEKLSENILKHFSFAEEKLGELRELGELSQILSENSLEKTQENEFYIKNQEIITSKRGMEDKEVRDKVEKLTDNDFVRKGTRKERQRIQREKLNIPLLATTTIGSFPQTKEVKLNRSKFRKNEINKEEYDKNVFNFIKECVKLQEKIGLDVLVHGEYERNDMVEFFGENLAGYVFTEKAWVQSYGTRCVKPPIIFGDVKRTKPISVLYSEYAQKLTEKPVKGMLTGPVTILNWSFPREDVSLSEMAFQIGLAIREEVLDLEKAGIRIIQIDEAALREKLPLKKEDWHKEYLDWGLKAFRLCHSGVKEDTQIHTHMCYSQFEDIIKDIDNMDADVITFEASRSKLTILDFLKENNFETEVGPGVYDIHSPRVPSVEEIVIALDRMIEKIGKDKLWVNPDCGLKTRGIVETVKSLENLVKATEIVKSRL; translated from the coding sequence ATGAAAACAGCAATTATAGGATATCCAAGGATCGGGGAAAATAGGGAATTAAAATTTGCGATAGAGAAGTATTGGAAAAATGAAATTACAGAAAATGAACTTCTAAAAATAGCTGAGGAGATTAGAAGAAATCAATGGTTAAAACAGAAGGAAGAAAAAATTTCATTTATTCCGGGAAATACATTTTCATTTTATGACGGAATACTGGATACAATAATCCTGTTAAATGCAATTCCAAAGCATTATAGAGATTTAGGATTAAATGAACTGAATACATATTTTGCAATTGCGAGAGGTTATCAGGGGGAAAAAGGGGATGTAAAAGCTCTTTCAATGAGAAAATGGTATAATACAAACTATCATTATATGGTGCCTGAATTAGATGATTATGCAAAAATTAAATTAAATGCAGATAAGATATTTAGTGAGCTCGAGGAAGCTGAAAAATTAGGAGTAAACACTCATCCGTCAGTGATTGGACCATTTACATTTTATAAATTGGCTAAAACAACGGGAAATAAAGATAAAAGAGAATATTTAGGTAATATCATAAATGCCTATGTAGAATTATTGGAAAAATGTAATGAAAAAAATATAGAATGGGTTCAAATTGAAGAGCCGCAGTTGGTAACAGATCAGACAGAGGAAGATATAAAGCTATTTGAAGAAGTTTATACAGAAATTTTAAAAAATAAGAAAGATGTAAAAGTTCTGCTTCAGACATATTTCGGAGATGTGAGGGATTGCTATGGAACAATAATAGAACTCGATTTCGATGGAATAGGGCTTGATTTTACTGAAGGAAGAAAAACAGAAAAATTAATAGCTGAAAACGGATTTCCAAAAGATAAAGTTTTATTTGCAGGAGTTGTAAATGGGAAAAATATTTGGAAATGTGATTACAGAAAAGTTTTAAATATTCTGAATAACTTAAAGGGAAAAGCTGAAAACATAGTAGTGACAACTTCCTGTTCATTGCTTCATGTACCTTATACTTTAAGAAATGAAGAAAAATTATCAGAAAATATACTGAAACATTTTTCTTTTGCTGAAGAAAAATTAGGAGAATTGAGGGAATTAGGTGAATTAAGTCAAATTTTGTCAGAAAATTCTCTGGAAAAGACACAGGAAAATGAATTTTATATAAAAAATCAGGAAATCATAACTTCTAAAAGGGGCATGGAAGACAAGGAAGTCAGAGATAAAGTTGAAAAATTGACAGATAATGATTTTGTAAGAAAAGGTACAAGAAAGGAAAGACAGAGAATACAAAGAGAAAAGCTGAATATTCCTTTGCTTGCAACAACGACAATAGGTTCTTTCCCTCAGACAAAGGAAGTGAAACTGAATAGAAGTAAGTTTAGAAAAAATGAAATTAACAAGGAAGAATATGATAAAAATGTATTTAACTTCATAAAAGAATGTGTTAAGTTACAGGAAAAAATTGGACTGGATGTACTTGTACATGGAGAATATGAAAGAAATGACATGGTTGAATTTTTCGGAGAAAATTTGGCAGGATATGTATTTACAGAAAAAGCCTGGGTTCAGTCTTATGGAACAAGATGTGTAAAACCGCCAATAATTTTTGGAGATGTAAAAAGAACAAAACCAATTTCAGTCTTGTATTCTGAATATGCCCAGAAATTAACTGAAAAGCCAGTTAAAGGGATGCTTACAGGGCCTGTAACGATACTGAACTGGTCATTCCCAAGGGAGGATGTGTCATTAAGCGAGATGGCATTCCAGATTGGACTTGCTATACGTGAAGAGGTACTTGATCTGGAAAAGGCAGGAATAAGAATAATACAGATAGATGAAGCTGCACTCAGGGAAAAGCTTCCTTTAAAAAAGGAAGACTGGCATAAGGAATATCTTGACTGGGGATTAAAGGCATTCAGGCTTTGTCATAGTGGAGTAAAGGAGGATACGCAGATTCATACACATATGTGTTATAGCCAGTTTGAGGATATAATAAAAGATATCGATAATATGGATGCTGATGTTATAACATTTGAAGCTTCAAGATCAAAACTGACAATTCTTGATTTCTTAAAAGAAAATAATTTTGAAACAGAAGTAGGTCCTGGAGTTTATGATATTCATTCCCCTAGAGTACCTTCAGTTGAAGAAATTGTAATAGCTTTAGACAGAATGATTGAAAAAATTGGAAAAGATAAATTGTGGGTAAATCCAGACTGTGGATTAAAGACAAGAGGAATTGTAGAAACTGTAAAAAGTCTGGAAAATCTTGTGAAAGCTACAGAAATTGTGAAAAGTAGATTATAA